From Candidatus Bathyarchaeia archaeon:
TGTAGCATTTCCCAATAGCCAATTATGGCTGAGAAGATCGTAGCGGCGATTAACAGCAAGATGAATATGTCTTTAAACTCGTCGAGAAACATTTGAAGAGCTGTTCGCTTCTTCACTTTACGAATTTCGTTTGGACCATACTTCTTAAGCCTTTCAAGGACTTCTTGGGAAGATAAACCTTCAAGGGTGACGCCCAATTCCTTTAGAACAGCGTCAACTTCCATGGCATGCCACGGTTTCGCCATGCAGATGCCTCTTTTTTGGATCTTGATTTAAGTTTAACAAGGAGAAATGCAACAACTTCTTTATAAAATTCTCTGCTTCATCTCTAGGCGGGATTCATAAAAAGTAAGGAAGGGGATTAAGCGATTAACAGAAGAATTAGTGGTGCAAAGACTTCGGCCACCAGCGACATTACTGTGATCATCGTGTTCAACGAGGGTCCGGCCGTGTCCTTGAATGGATCACCAACAGTGTCGCCAGTTACAGCAGCCTTATGAGCCTCTGAGCCTTTTCCGCCATAGGCCCCGGCTTCAATGTATTTTTTGGCGTTGTCCCATAGGCCTCCCGAGTTAGCCATGAACAATGCGAAGATTATGCCCGTAACAATGCTCCCGGCCAGGAAACCCGCCAAGGCTTCCTTGCCCAGAACAATCATAGTTAAAACTGGAACGATTATGGCTAGAAGACAGGGTAGCATAAGCTCTTTGATGGCGCCTTTCGTGGCAATGTCCACACACTTGGCATAGTCCGGCTTGGCTTTACCCTCCATAAGCCCGGGAATCTCCTTGAATTGGCGTCTAACTTCCTCAACCATTCTTTCAGCGTTTCTGCCAACAGCTAAAATCAATAATGCCGACAGCAGGGGGGGCATCATGCCGCCAAGGAAAACCCCAGCAACCACTTCAGGCTTCATCAGGTCCAACACTGTTATGTCGACTAGGTGGGCATAGGCTCCAAAGAGAGCGAGTACCGTCAGAGCTGCTGCGCCTATGGCGAAGCCCTTGGTTATGGCCTTTGTTGTGTTTCCAGCAGCGTCAAGTCTATCCGCAATTTCAATAACCTCCTCGCCTAGACCTGACTGCTCGGCTATGCCCTTTGCGTTATCTGAAACTGGCCCATAGGCGTCGGCGGAGATAGTCATACCAACAGTTGCAAGCATTCCAACGGCAGATATGGCAATTCCATAGAATGGATTAACACCAAAGGCGTCTGCAAGGTACCATGCAGCCAAGGTGGCGGCGCATATGCCAATAATGGGTGGGACGATGCTTATAACTCCATAAGAAAAGCCTGTGAGGATGTTTATGGCCGCTCCCGTCGTTGAGGCTCGAGCTACTTTTTGAGCAGGCCCTCTATCTATGGAGGTGAAGTAGTCAGAAGTAAGCCCGATGATGACTCCGGCTATGAGCCCAGCAACTGTTGGCAGAAAAATGCCAAGCCATTGCTCACCTAGTCCCGAGAAGAGGGTGATTATGAGGAGGAGGACCGCGAAGATCGCCCATGTAGCGAAGGAGCCTCTATTGAGCGCAGCACCCGGGTTCCCCTTTATGCTGAGCTTTACGACCAATGCTCCTATTATTGAGGCGAATAGACCCATTGCAGCAATAACTAAGGGCAAGGTAACCAAGAGCAGACTGCCTATCTCCGCTCCGATTATCATGGCGGCAACGATGCTGGCGATGTAGGAGTCTATGAGGTCGGCACCCATTCCAGCTACGTCGCCCACGTTGTCTCCAACGTTGTCGGCGATTACAGCTGGGTTTCTTGGATCGTCTTCCGGAATGCCTAGTT
This genomic window contains:
- a CDS encoding sodium-translocating pyrophosphatase, yielding MEWFYVAPIAGLAAVGLACYLYKYVTSQDSGTERMREIAGAIKEGAKAYLRRQNITLAVFVVIMAAILGVLYTFYAFREGDPLGVYRGIGMAVAYLFGSVCTTVAAYVGMMAAVEANVRTANAAKQGLKKAFPVAFYGGAVMGLFIVGLALLGVSLLYYVFNVVLGWGAVKASNIVLGFSFGASALALFAKAGGGIYTKTADISADLVGKVELGIPEDDPRNPAVIADNVGDNVGDVAGMGADLIDSYIASIVAAMIIGAEIGSLLLVTLPLVIAAMGLFASIIGALVVKLSIKGNPGAALNRGSFATWAIFAVLLLIITLFSGLGEQWLGIFLPTVAGLIAGVIIGLTSDYFTSIDRGPAQKVARASTTGAAINILTGFSYGVISIVPPIIGICAATLAAWYLADAFGVNPFYGIAISAVGMLATVGMTISADAYGPVSDNAKGIAEQSGLGEEVIEIADRLDAAGNTTKAITKGFAIGAAALTVLALFGAYAHLVDITVLDLMKPEVVAGVFLGGMMPPLLSALLILAVGRNAERMVEEVRRQFKEIPGLMEGKAKPDYAKCVDIATKGAIKELMLPCLLAIIVPVLTMIVLGKEALAGFLAGSIVTGIIFALFMANSGGLWDNAKKYIEAGAYGGKGSEAHKAAVTGDTVGDPFKDTAGPSLNTMITVMSLVAEVFAPLILLLIA